accatgtacagtagtacaatggttccctgaagtaacctgatcatgcacagtagtgcaatggttcTCTGAGGTTacctaccatgcacagtagtacaatggttccctaaAGAAacatgaccatgtacagtagttcaatggttccctgaagtaACATAATCatgcacagtagtgcaatggttcTCTGAGGTtacttaccatgcacagtagtacaatggttccctaaagaaacctgaccatgcacggTAGTCCAATGATTCCATTATtacttaccatgcacagtagtacaattgttccctgaagtaacctgaccatgcagagtagtacaatgattccctgaggttACCTACCatgcacagaagtacaatggttccctgaggtaatctgaccatgcacagtagtacaatgattcctTGAGGTAAACTCACAATACACAACagaacaatggttccctgaggtaccaTGACCATTCACAGTAGAACAACGTTTCCCTGAGGAGACTTGAACATGCAcaatagtacaatggttccctgaggttacCTGACAATGCCCAGTTGTATAGTGGTTACCTGGTGTAacatgaccatgtacagtagtacaatgattccctgaggttatctaccatgcacagtagtacaatggttcacTTAAGAAACCTGACCATAcacagtacaatggttccctgcagATTAGTATAATGGTTCCCTGGGGTTACCTGACCATGCCCAGTtttacagtggttccctgaggtaacctgatcatgcacagtagtacactggttccctgaggtaacctgaccatgcacagtagttcAATGGTTCCCTTAGGTAACCTTAAAATACACAGCggtacaatgattccctgagggACCATGatcatgcacagtagaacaatgattccctgaggaGACTTGACCATGCACAAGAGTACAAAGGTTCcctgcacagtagtacaatgttTTCCTGAGGTTATCTGACCATGCCCagttgtacagtggttccctgaggtaacatgacaatgcacagtagtacaatggttccctgaggtaacctgaccatacacagtagtacagtggttccctgaggtaacctgtcCATCcacagtagtacagtggttccctgaggtaacatgaccatgtacagtagtgcAATGATTCCCCGGAGAAAcctgacaatgcacagtagtacaatggttccctgaggtaacctgaacatgcacagtagtacaatggatCCCTGAGGTAACCAGACCATGCATAGTAGAACAGTGGTTCCTTGAAGTTACCCgatcatgcacagtagtaccATGGTTCCCTGAGGTTATCTTACCATGCAaagtagtacagtggttccctgaggtaacctggtcatgtatagtaatttacagatgacctgaggtaaccttgTCATGTTCAGTAATTTACAgatgacctgaggtaacctggtcaTGTACAGTAATTTACAGATGACCTGAGGTAGCCTGTCcgtgaaaaaaaaagaacatagatgTAATCTGGACTGACTAAGCTGAAGAAGGGAGTTATGAACATTCCATTGTGGTAACCTGAGGTTTGTAGAAAATTAGCGTTTTGCAAAGTTTATCTGTGGTAACATGCAGCTGGTACAATGACCATGAAGTTGTGACCTTAGGTTACCTCAACATATTCTTATATACAGAGGTATTCTGaggttacatatttatatacagtaGTTAAGAAATGACATTAGTTAACATGTGCACTTGGCCATGTATAGAAATGCAGAAGTGCCCTGaggaaaactgaaaaaatagtgttttgtaaagtttatacAAAGTGTGGTTATACGAGTATGTGCAGTAATACAGAGTAACCTCACCATGTACAGCAATACAGAGGTAATATTAGGTAACCTCACAATGTTCAATCATACAGAGGTGACCTGAGGTAACCTCACCATGTGAGCAATCATAGATATGATCTGAGATACAGGAAATACACAGTAATTTAGAGATGACCTAAGGTTATCTGACCATGTACAAAAGTCCACTGGAGATCAACTCTCAAATAAGATTGATTAAgacaattaacattttaaaaaagcagTTATATACTATATAACCTGTGCTTGTAACTAGGTTACTTTAAAAGTAAtgtcaaatggaaaaaaaaatagattactGTTCGTACTAcaatgtttctcttttttaataCTGGTGAATAAAATCCTTACAGTGTGTACTGTAAGATCAGAAACAtagttattaaaattgagaaaggaaatggtgaatatgtcaaagcgacaaccacccgaccatagagcaaacaacagccgaaagCAACCAAAGGGtctccaatgtagcgagaattcccgcagcTGTAGGTGTCCttaagctggcccctaaaaatatgcataatagttcagtgataatggacgtcatactaaactccgaatgaAACCAGTTTTTGACaactattattataaaagtttaaatcgcCATTCAAAAAGtatgttctttttaattattttaagttatttacGTTTCACTAAATAAAAATCTGTTCACGTTGCAATGATCacaaataaaccaaatatttggatttttttcgtGAATTATTTGTCGTAacttattgtaaaaaattgtatgtgttCCTGTTTTCTCCTATTTTTCGCACATATACTGTCAGTCGAAATAGAAAgtacaatgatgtatttttagtttattctatttttagatcatGTTATTACTACGCATATGGGCACTATTGCAACGATTACCTGAGGGCACCGATAACCTCAGGGCATACAGCAGCGGACCTAACTGCCATCTGCGATTAGAATAGGTTGGTCCCCTCCGTAAAACATTCAGTTTGCCttcggaatatacaaatattaactgTCAAGAATTTCAATAACGGCCGGGGAACAGACTAGGATTAGAAGTTCCTTGAATCTTCCTTcgtaaataaatataagttccaaaaaatagaaatattctGGGATCTATTAAaatttccacaggaataaatataatattcgTAGCCTACAAAGCCATTTTGGTTACGCGTCCCCACATGCGGATACGCACATACACTGCCTTTAAatgtgacctataattgcttctgtgtcatttttgtctctattggacagttgtctcattgtcaatctttCTTATAAGAAGTGTTAATCTGGCGTTCCATCTATGTAATATTTGTGTTAGTGGTTGTCGCCCGTTGTTTGTATTTACTTTTGAGTTCTCGGGCAAGTTTCCCTGTGAAATTAGAAGTACAGTAATACTTCTTATTAAGTTATTATCAACAAGAAAACGTGAGTACTCggttatattataaaaaaaaactttattgtcAGTGTTCCTCAATATAAAACTGGTCAAATAATGtaagagaaaatataaaaaggttgaaaatgtacaataaaatttaattgttcaatttcaagaatttgaaaaaaataccccaATATACTTACGTAAGAATTATGGAGAAATGTGGTTGAGTTTTTACACAATCATAAGTGAATATATAGTAATAAGTAAGAGataaagaaatcaaatctattCTGAAAAGGAACTGTTTTATACTAATATCTATTTTTAGATTATATTcttcagaaatatatataatatatatggaACGCCagaatgacaattttaattcaatgatTAGCCTGGGTTCGTGGTCCAATGGTTAAGAACGATGGCTACAGTGCTGAAGGTCCCGAGCTTGATTCTCACTCCAGACGTCGAATGTTCAGTACATCAGTAGGGTGATTTTCACCATCCCACACACATCTCTGGTATTTAGACCGGTGTTTAAACTAGGTTCGATACTTCGGCGGCCTCGGTAGGTCAAAGTTGTTCCCAGCTTGACCTGGAAATCAATCTCTTCGGGTCATATGTTCCTGCCGAGATGCTCGGTGATTCTCTCCGAGTAgttcggcttcctccaccataatATCAGACTTTCCGGTGTCCTACACGCTCCCTTGGGCGGTGTTGAGGTGGGGATTGTTCTGGTTGTGGGTTAAatagtaaaaacacaaaaataccgaactccgaggaaaattcaaaaaggaaaatccgaaatcaaaaggcaaaatcaaaagtccaaacacatcaaacgaatggataacaactgtaatattgtAAAGGACACACCTCCATTAATCCTTAGGGAGTGTACATGGACCCGCTGTACCCTTGCAGTCAATCAAGGGGTGCGTCTACACTGGCGGCCGGAATCTcgaagtacatgtatacatacatacatgcattatatttgtttaggggccagctgaaggacgcctccggttgcgggaatttctcgctacattgaagacctgttcgtgaccttctgctgttgttttttatttggtcgggttgttgtctctttgacacattccccatttccattctcaattttattagcaaCACATAGAATTTAGCCATTGAAGTGAcgaaaataatattgaaagaCGTTTATCCTAATTTAACGAATCAattatgtacccttgtgttgattcaatgctaaacatacggtaattaattattttatagaaaatccacagcctttctaagtaaactttcatatttgataatttaatgCTTAGTAAATagaggattattgcatgcagttttttgtaaacattgcaCATTATATTACGAATATTATTAAGCAATACAATTCGTGTACATTGCAGATTGTTAAAGCAAATAAACTTGTAttaataatcaatatttcaatattgaatttAGTGTgcaatatattatatgttattcaggtctcagacagggtatatactgtgacattcccggcttagagtgtatatcccctgagccgaaggcgaaggggatataagccctaagccgggaatgtcacagtatataccctttctgagacctgaattacacatatattacggattacccctGACTTAATGTTATGTTCCAGTGCAGGTATTTGTTGACAacacatatattgaaaaacaCAACCTGATATGTTCAGCATAcgtgaaggattttctaatttgctgtgaacataattttatcgtgtatgtaatattttataataacacttttaacattaaatttaagaattaaaagtgtaaattgcatgattttgtatcaaaaatgtattattgactgaagcacgtcattattttccctctgtgagcctctgacagtctgatagcttttgactacgtcacatagtaaccggtgttatgatgacgtttttgaggttccaattggggataaaaacgtcgtataaaccccggcagtttcctgaatatatatatactgacatctctgtgttgttatccaatcacaaacctcgacacttttgtaatccgtaatatatatatatgcatattaaaaCCGTACATGAATTAATATAACATGATTAATGGTCGAAATGATCGGAACTGGTACACACATAGTTAACTTTCCAGTATTTAATGTCCTATCCTGAGACGAGAAAGGTCTGTACTTCAATGACAAGAAAGTACACTATCAAATCATATTATGAATAGCAAACATGTTACAGCTCTTCTATAAAAGCATGCAGAGCAAACCTTTTATCAACTTGCTTGCTATTTGTTTGGATGTTTGTAAACAACAGGTAGGGAGTTTGTTGCAGACTGTTAATATATACTGGAATATGATTGGTCAATAAACATTAACTTCGTTTCATCTCAATTTTAATTCTCCAATCAAATCCTAGtatatgttaatttattttcaaaaagtagCTAGCTGAGCATACAGACGCCATGAtcactattctttttttttataatagggAAAGAGCAGACCGGGTTATTATGGATCAGATTTCAAATACAATCATTGATACGGGAGACAACCTTGGTAAAAGTGTTCTTTTCAGAGACATCATGCATCAGAATTCAGATACCATGGATACGGGAGACAACTCcgttaaaagtgtttttttcagAGACATCATGCATCAGAATTCAGATACCATGGATACGGGAGACAACTCTGGTAAAAATGTTGTATGTAGTAATGGATTGGATCAAACTGGAATCTTACAGGCACAGAATAGTCATGATTGTACAAATAGTATTGCGAAGCCAATTCAATGTGATGAATGTGGTAAAGGGTTTTGGAGCCCGTATAACCTACAGGTACACTTGAGAAATCATACTGAAGATAAACCTTACAAATGTAATGAATGTGGTAAAGGGTTCGGCAGAGTTTATGATTTACAGAGACATATGCGTATTCATACTGGCGATAAACCTTACACATGTGGTATATGTGGTAAAGGATTTCGCGAACATTCTTATTTAAAGGAACATATGGGATCACATTCTAGCGACAAATTTTATCAATGTGGTTTGTGTGGTAAAAGTTTTGGCGATCATTACAGGttaaaaagacacaataaaaCTCACAATGTGGTCACACAATTtaaatgtgatgtatgtggCGCGGGTTTTAGGAAGCAGAAAAAGTTACAAGTACACATGGGCACACACACTAGTAAATGTTTCAGTCAGCGCGATGACTTAATAACACAACTGGGAATACATCCTGGAGACATGCCTTATAAATGTGGTATGTGTGGTGAAGGTTTCAGTGgaattcaaaatttacaaatacacATGACAGTACACACTGAAGGTGAACTACACACGTGTGATGTGTGTGGTAAAGGGTTTAATGAGATCCGGAACTTTGAGAAACACATGAGAATACATACGGGTAATAAACGTCATGAATGTCATTTGTGTGATTTATGTGGAAAGACGTTTGGTAGAACGTATCGCTTAAAGAGACACATGAACACACATACCGGTTATAAACCCCACACATGTAAAATATGTAGTAAAACGTTTACGCAGATAAAAAGCTTGCAAAACCACATGACCGTACATACTGGAGAAAAACCCCATGTATGTGATGTGTGCGGTAAAGAATTTAGTCGGTATGGTTCGTTATCGAGGCACACAAAAACACATACTGGCGATAAACCCTAtaaatgtgatgtatgtggACAAAAGTTTTCTCAGAAAAGTAACTTACAGAGTCATCTCAAGGTGCACTCTGGTGATACACCGTCTAAGTCGTGACGTATATGGACAAGAGTTAACTCAGAACAATAACTTACAGAGTCATCTCAAGGTGCACTCTGGTGATACACCGTCTAAGTCGTGACGTATATGGACAAGAGTTAACTCAGAACAATAACTTACAGAGTCATCTCAAGGTGCACTCTGGTGATACACCGTCTAAGTTGTGACGTATATGGACATGTGTTAACTCAGAACAATAACTTACAGAGTCATCTCAAGGTGCACTCTGGTGATACACCGTCTAAGTTTTGACGTATATGGACAAGAGTTTACTCAGAACAATAACTTACAAAGACATCTCAAGGTGCACTCTGGTGATACACCGTCTAAGTTGTGACGTATATGGACATGTGTTAACTCAGAACAATAACTTACAGAGTCATCTCAAGGTGCACTCTGGTGATACACCGTCTAAGTCGTGACGTATATGGACAAGAGTTAACTCAGAACAATAACTTACAGAGTCATCTCAAGGTGCACTCTGGTGATACACCGTCTAAGTTGTGACGTATATGGACAAGAGTTTACTCAGAGCAATAACTTAGAGAGTCATCTCAAGGTGCACTCTGGTGATACACCGTCTCAGTTGTGACGTATATGGACAAGAGTTTACTCAGAACAATAACTTACACAGTCATCCAAAGGTGCACTCTTGTGATATACCGTCTaagtataatatatacaaagtatgaagcatccagtcTTTTTTATGggtcactatccctatgtcgagttGTCTGCCACACAAGTCGCAGACTCGACCAAAAACCattacccccttttttgaaagcGAAATACATGGTCGTTCTTTAAatacttcttttttaattcaacaatacagtgaaacctgactAACCCGAATCCTGCATAAACCGAAATTCTTTATAAATCAAACAAGTTCATAAGCACCGTCATGTCAAATTGTATGCGCtgtgaacctgataaaaccgaaCATCGGCCAAAATCGAACTAAACCTTTAGTCCAGTAGAGGTttggtttaaacaggtttcactgtatattaAAATGATGTCGTTTTAAATACCGTATGTTGTTCAGATTTAATTGTagtatcatgtatatatatgattcTGCCCGCTGGGGGCCTAATTTGACTATTGGAAAATAAAGTATCTAATCTTATctatacatacatgacatagacCGGCATGATTAAATATAGATTTTGAACGTGCTTAAACAATCGACAATCCTCGGGTGAATCCGCTACTATCCTTAAAATACGGAATCagccgagttgtgacgaatgCGTGACGTAAACTAACTTTgaaaatgactgtaccaagtcaggaatatgacagttgttgtccatt
The nucleotide sequence above comes from Mytilus trossulus isolate FHL-02 chromosome 5, PNRI_Mtr1.1.1.hap1, whole genome shotgun sequence. Encoded proteins:
- the LOC134718986 gene encoding zinc finger protein 226-like, with amino-acid sequence MDQISNTIIDTGDNLGKSVLFRDIMHQNSDTMDTGDNSVKSVFFRDIMHQNSDTMDTGDNSGKNVVCSNGLDQTGILQAQNSHDCTNSIAKPIQCDECGKGFWSPYNLQVHLRNHTEDKPYKCNECGKGFGRVYDLQRHMRIHTGDKPYTCGICGKGFREHSYLKEHMGSHSSDKFYQCGLCGKSFGDHYRLKRHNKTHNVVTQFKCDVCGAGFRKQKKLQVHMGTHTSKCFSQRDDLITQLGIHPGDMPYKCGMCGEGFSGIQNLQIHMTVHTEGELHTCDVCGKGFNEIRNFEKHMRIHTGNKRHECHLCDLCGKTFGRTYRLKRHMNTHTGYKPHTCKICSKTFTQIKSLQNHMTVHTGEKPHVCDVCGKEFSRYGSLSRHTKTHTGDKPYKCDVCGQKFSQKSNLQSHLKVHSGDTPSKS